A part of Acidimicrobiales bacterium genomic DNA contains:
- a CDS encoding alpha/beta fold hydrolase: MPRDRAAVVLLAVMALLGSACSGSDGDAASGADTTTTAAASTAAGAADRLRWVACPVEVPAGARVDCAVLTVPEDRSDPSEGEIELAVAVLRSTAEKPAPDPVVYLEGGPGGSALDGLDSWLDPPSWFLDQRDVVLVDQRGTGWSEPSLNCPEVEEEPTGEAEALRDAHVACAARLRAGGVELAAYDSTASAADVDDLRRALGLERWNLLGVSYGTRLALTVLRDHPAGVRSAILDSVYPPDVPAYEQEAANARGAIDAVFAACAADRACDAAYPDLWGQLDLAGRALDDAPQAVTVVDPYTGDTYDEDLDGASLVAYLFGALYDAANVPWVPATVDAAARGDAQGALELLGVSAPEGGFGRQVDDRSDAELMYYAVECREEVPFNDPAEAEASMAGETLAVADGLLDDVRTAFRMCDALGVPTAPQAVRAPVRADVPTLLLAGQFDPITPPAWAERAASILGRSSVVVLPGLGHAVIDSSDCPLALMLAFLDDPGAPLDTSCVAGMTVDFELP, translated from the coding sequence GTGCCGAGGGACCGCGCCGCCGTCGTGCTGCTCGCCGTGATGGCCCTGCTCGGGTCGGCGTGCTCGGGCTCCGACGGCGACGCGGCGAGCGGTGCCGACACCACCACGACTGCCGCCGCCAGCACCGCCGCCGGTGCCGCCGACCGCCTCCGGTGGGTCGCCTGCCCGGTCGAGGTGCCCGCCGGGGCCCGCGTCGACTGCGCGGTGCTGACCGTCCCCGAGGACCGCTCCGACCCCTCCGAGGGCGAGATCGAGCTGGCCGTGGCCGTGCTGCGCAGCACCGCCGAGAAGCCGGCTCCCGACCCGGTCGTCTACCTCGAGGGCGGCCCGGGCGGTAGCGCCCTCGACGGCCTCGACAGCTGGCTCGACCCCCCGTCGTGGTTCCTCGACCAGCGCGACGTGGTGCTGGTCGACCAGCGGGGCACCGGCTGGTCCGAGCCGTCGCTGAACTGCCCGGAGGTGGAGGAGGAGCCGACCGGTGAGGCCGAGGCCCTCCGAGACGCGCACGTGGCCTGCGCGGCCCGCCTCCGCGCCGGGGGCGTCGAGCTGGCCGCCTACGACAGCACCGCCAGCGCCGCCGACGTCGACGACCTGCGGCGGGCGCTCGGCCTGGAGCGATGGAACCTCCTCGGCGTCTCGTACGGCACCCGGCTGGCTCTCACCGTGCTCCGCGACCACCCCGCCGGGGTGCGCAGCGCCATCCTCGACTCGGTCTACCCGCCCGACGTCCCGGCGTACGAGCAGGAGGCCGCCAACGCCCGTGGTGCCATCGACGCCGTGTTCGCGGCCTGCGCGGCCGACCGGGCCTGCGACGCGGCCTACCCCGACCTGTGGGGCCAGCTCGATCTGGCGGGCCGGGCGCTCGACGACGCGCCCCAGGCCGTCACCGTCGTCGACCCGTACACGGGGGACACCTACGACGAGGACCTCGACGGGGCCTCGCTTGTGGCCTACCTGTTCGGGGCCCTGTACGACGCGGCCAACGTGCCGTGGGTGCCGGCAACCGTCGACGCCGCCGCCCGGGGCGACGCCCAGGGGGCGCTGGAGCTGCTGGGCGTGAGCGCGCCCGAGGGCGGCTTCGGCCGCCAGGTCGACGACCGCAGCGACGCCGAGCTCATGTACTACGCGGTGGAGTGCCGGGAGGAGGTGCCGTTCAACGACCCGGCCGAGGCCGAGGCCTCCATGGCCGGCGAGACCCTCGCCGTGGCCGACGGGCTCCTCGACGACGTGCGCACCGCCTTCCGAATGTGCGACGCCCTGGGTGTGCCCACCGCGCCGCAAGCCGTTCGCGCACCGGTTCGCGCCGACGTGCCCACCTTGTTGCTCGCCGGGCAGTTCGACCCCATCACCCCGCCCGCCTGGGCGGAGCGGGCGGCCAGCATCCTCGGCCGGTCGAGCGTGGTGGTGCTGCCGGGTCTGGGGCACGCGGTGATCGACAGCAGCGACTGCCCCCTCGCGCTCATGCTGGCGTTCCTCGACGATCCGGGGGCGCCGCTCGACACGTCGTGCGTGGCCGGCATGACGGTCGACTTCGAGCTCCCCTGA
- a CDS encoding DsbA family protein: MPVVEVFADVGCPFTHVGLCRFVARRAVLGRSDVVLRVRAWPLELVNGRPLDPAFIAEEVDDLRSQLVPDLFTGFDPAAFPSTSLPAMALTATAAARDLVLGERVALAVRHALFEEGRDVADPSVLAAVAAAHGLPAPGEPPDLSAVLADHEEGRRRGVIGSPHFFVADGGFFCPSLDIQRVDGHLQITADEEGFARFLDRCLTEG; the protein is encoded by the coding sequence ATGCCGGTGGTCGAGGTGTTCGCCGACGTGGGGTGCCCGTTCACCCATGTCGGGCTGTGCCGGTTCGTGGCCCGGCGGGCCGTGCTGGGGCGCTCGGACGTGGTGCTGCGGGTCCGGGCCTGGCCGCTCGAGTTGGTGAACGGTCGGCCGCTCGACCCTGCGTTCATCGCCGAAGAGGTCGACGACCTGCGGTCCCAGCTCGTGCCGGACCTGTTCACCGGGTTCGACCCGGCGGCGTTCCCGTCCACGTCGCTGCCCGCCATGGCCCTCACGGCCACCGCGGCCGCCCGTGACCTGGTCCTGGGCGAGCGCGTCGCCCTGGCCGTGCGCCACGCTCTCTTCGAGGAGGGCCGCGACGTGGCCGACCCGTCGGTGCTGGCCGCCGTGGCCGCGGCGCACGGCCTGCCGGCGCCGGGCGAGCCGCCCGACCTGTCCGCGGTGCTGGCCGACCACGAGGAGGGCCGTCGGCGGGGGGTGATCGGCTCGCCGCACTTCTTCGTGGCCGATGGCGGCTTCTTCTGCCCGTCGCTCGACATCCAACGGGTCGACGGCCACCTGCAGATCACCGCCGACGAGGAGGGCTTCGCCCGCTTCCTCGACCGCTGCCTCACGGAGGGATGA
- a CDS encoding VOC family protein, producing the protein MRMTAPLEVGLCVADLDHLARFYVEGVGCTEVYRAVIPPALSGPAGLGLDGVEVSWLETPWGERLKLLSPQEPAQPPTRRSHLASVRGWAYLTFFVDDLEGTCRRMVEAGATVLSASNPVDAGPAGRIVFLADPEGNGLELVERPET; encoded by the coding sequence GTGCGCATGACCGCTCCGCTCGAGGTGGGCCTCTGCGTGGCCGACCTCGACCACCTGGCCCGCTTCTACGTCGAGGGGGTCGGCTGCACCGAGGTGTACCGGGCGGTGATCCCCCCCGCGCTGAGCGGGCCGGCGGGGCTCGGTCTCGACGGCGTGGAGGTCTCGTGGCTGGAGACGCCGTGGGGCGAGCGCCTGAAGCTGCTCTCCCCCCAGGAGCCAGCCCAGCCGCCCACCCGGCGCTCGCACCTGGCCAGCGTGCGGGGCTGGGCCTACCTCACGTTCTTCGTGGACGACCTCGAGGGCACGTGCCGGCGCATGGTCGAGGCCGGCGCCACGGTGCTGTCGGCCAGCAACCCGGTCGACGCCGGCCCCGCCGGGCGCATCGTGTTCCTGGCCGACCCGGAGGGCAACGGACTGGAGCTGGTGGAGCGCCCCGAGACCTGA
- a CDS encoding plasmid partitioning protein: MSARRGGARARIAAPALVVLAVLLAACSGGDGGSGAAPTSGRTGSTVPASTAAPESSTRSTTSSTTSTTPAARAAAPSPGCSNPQPLADGRHTVQSGGLERSYLLNVSTPSGAPAPLVLSWHGFGSNAVEEVLYTGLGVAGPARGFVVATPDGLGTPARWNVLGSPSPGSPDDLRFAADLLDELAGRLCIDLDRVYSTGISNGAVVSSRLACVLGDRIAAIAPVAGVIPPVGCAGPVPVLAFHGTADTTTPYGGGPVGGDAAVAAAGVQFPAVADSMAAWAALDGCEPTPAPVQVARQVQLLRFDCPAGTEVAWYAVEGGGHTWPGSFEVPWLGPVTDQISATELMLDFFDAHPAAHGVS, encoded by the coding sequence ATGAGCGCCCGCCGCGGTGGCGCGCGGGCGCGGATCGCTGCGCCCGCGCTGGTGGTGCTGGCCGTGCTGCTCGCGGCCTGCAGCGGGGGAGACGGCGGCAGCGGGGCCGCGCCGACGTCGGGCCGGACGGGGTCCACGGTGCCGGCGTCGACGGCCGCCCCCGAGTCGAGCACCAGGTCGACGACGTCGAGCACCACGTCGACCACACCTGCCGCCAGGGCCGCCGCGCCGTCGCCGGGGTGCTCGAACCCGCAGCCCTTGGCCGACGGGCGCCACACCGTGCAGTCGGGTGGGCTGGAGCGCTCCTACCTGCTCAACGTGTCGACGCCTTCCGGCGCACCGGCCCCGCTCGTGCTCAGCTGGCACGGCTTCGGGTCGAACGCCGTCGAGGAGGTGCTCTACACCGGCCTCGGTGTGGCCGGGCCGGCGCGCGGCTTCGTGGTGGCGACGCCCGACGGCCTCGGCACCCCGGCTCGGTGGAACGTGCTCGGATCGCCGTCGCCGGGTTCGCCCGACGACCTGCGCTTCGCGGCCGACCTGCTCGACGAGCTCGCTGGCCGACTCTGCATCGACCTCGACCGCGTGTACTCGACGGGCATCTCCAACGGTGCGGTCGTGTCGTCTCGGCTGGCGTGCGTGCTCGGCGACCGGATCGCGGCCATCGCCCCCGTGGCCGGTGTGATCCCGCCGGTGGGCTGCGCGGGGCCGGTCCCGGTGCTCGCGTTCCACGGCACCGCCGACACCACCACGCCCTACGGGGGTGGCCCGGTGGGTGGCGATGCGGCGGTGGCCGCCGCCGGCGTGCAGTTCCCGGCCGTGGCCGACTCCATGGCCGCGTGGGCGGCACTCGACGGGTGCGAGCCCACCCCGGCCCCGGTGCAGGTGGCGCGGCAGGTGCAGCTGCTGCGGTTCGACTGCCCGGCCGGCACCGAGGTGGCCTGGTACGCGGTGGAGGGCGGCGGGCACACCTGGCCCGGCTCCTTCGAGGTGCCGTGGCTGGGCCCCGTCACCGACCAGATCAGCGCCACCGAGCTGATGCTCGACTTCTTCGACGCCCACCCCGCCGCGCACGGGGTGAGCTGA
- a CDS encoding MFS transporter gives MAVRSRPTTARGLTRSATVLLVGATIVLSAGNGVVFPLLADLQDAFGLPTWGLGLLSGVSFLAGLVAQIMVAPQADRGRARLLLIVGLVLTLGGLAWFVVGTELWHFVAARALEGLALGCFLPAARSVVIRADPDNVGRNLGRLSAAELGGFLLGPLVGAVLADRIGLDAPFVALGVAVAVALVALLVLPLDTGVIGEGSSAGPLAVFELLRLRTVVVAALIALALTLPVGVYDALWARYLDDRGASTLFIGASLALYGVPYVLLAPAGGRLADRFGPVSVAVRVILLIAPLIVLYGLLRSPWLIMAVSILEGAVQAAAVPAMQSAMARAAPSDRVAAGQGLAGAVGLAGAGLAALVAAPLYGVTGPEVVFVLAGVTTLGLGVAVARLRAPGQR, from the coding sequence ATGGCCGTGCGCTCCCGTCCCACCACGGCCCGCGGCCTCACCCGCTCGGCGACGGTGCTCCTGGTGGGCGCCACGATCGTGCTCTCGGCGGGCAACGGCGTCGTGTTCCCGCTGCTCGCCGACCTGCAGGACGCCTTCGGGCTGCCCACGTGGGGGCTCGGCCTGCTCTCGGGGGTGTCCTTCCTGGCCGGCCTCGTGGCCCAGATCATGGTCGCGCCGCAGGCCGACCGCGGTCGGGCCCGGCTGCTCCTCATCGTCGGGCTCGTCCTCACGCTCGGCGGGCTGGCCTGGTTCGTGGTGGGCACCGAGCTGTGGCACTTCGTGGCCGCCCGGGCCCTCGAGGGCCTGGCGCTCGGCTGCTTCCTGCCGGCCGCCCGCTCGGTGGTGATCCGGGCCGACCCCGACAACGTGGGGCGGAACCTGGGTCGCCTGTCAGCGGCCGAGCTGGGCGGGTTCCTGCTCGGGCCGCTGGTCGGTGCGGTGTTGGCTGACCGGATCGGGCTCGACGCGCCCTTCGTGGCCCTCGGCGTCGCGGTGGCCGTCGCGCTCGTCGCCCTGCTGGTGCTCCCCCTCGACACCGGCGTGATCGGCGAGGGCTCGTCGGCGGGCCCGCTCGCGGTCTTCGAGCTGCTACGCCTCCGGACCGTGGTGGTCGCGGCGCTGATCGCGCTGGCCCTGACCCTCCCGGTCGGGGTGTACGACGCCCTCTGGGCCCGCTACCTGGACGACCGCGGGGCGAGCACCCTGTTCATCGGGGCCAGCCTGGCCCTCTACGGCGTCCCCTACGTGCTGCTGGCGCCGGCGGGAGGGCGCCTGGCCGACCGGTTCGGGCCGGTGAGCGTGGCCGTGCGCGTGATCCTGCTGATCGCCCCCTTGATCGTGCTCTACGGCCTGCTCCGGTCGCCCTGGCTCATCATGGCGGTGTCGATCTTGGAGGGGGCGGTTCAGGCCGCTGCGGTGCCGGCGATGCAGTCGGCCATGGCCCGGGCTGCGCCATCCGATCGGGTGGCCGCCGGGCAGGGGCTCGCCGGCGCGGTCGGCCTGGCCGGGGCCGGCCTCGCCGCCCTCGTCGCCGCACCCCTCTACGGCGTGACCGGCCCCGAGGTGGTGTTCGTCCTCGCTGGCGTGACCACGCTCGGGTTGGGGGTGGCCGTCGCCCGCCTCCGGGCACCGGGCCAGCGATGA
- a CDS encoding cytochrome P450 → MPNAPTTSLTVEEINLSSPEFWLLPHDERDAAFAKLRTERPVAFFPELGFEDIPPGPGYWALTRHDDIWHVSRNPQLFCSGRGTNIGDMPTELNEFFGSMINMDDPKHARLRRLVQRGFTPRHIEQIELDLRRRAQAIVAGIADRGECDFVSEIAAALPLQVICDMMGIPAAHYQRIFELTNLILGVGDPEYVTSLQELMAAGLELFQYAQELGRDRLADPTDDITSALMHADVDGDRLTAQEFGSFFILLVVAGNETTRNAISHGMKALTDHPDQRQVLVDDFESVIPTAVEEIVRWATPVIHFRRTATADTEIGGVPIKEGDKVVMFYNSANRDEAAFPDPFRFDVRRTPNEQTGFGAGGPHFCLGANLARREITVMFDELLHGLPDIAVTSEPDYLQSAFIHGIKRMRASWTPR, encoded by the coding sequence ATGCCGAACGCACCGACCACGTCGCTCACCGTCGAGGAGATCAACCTCTCCTCACCCGAGTTCTGGCTGCTCCCCCACGACGAGCGCGATGCGGCTTTCGCCAAGCTGCGGACCGAGCGGCCCGTCGCGTTCTTCCCCGAGCTCGGCTTCGAGGACATCCCGCCCGGACCCGGCTACTGGGCGCTCACCCGGCACGACGACATCTGGCACGTGAGCCGCAACCCGCAGCTGTTCTGCTCCGGCCGGGGCACGAACATCGGCGACATGCCCACCGAGCTCAACGAGTTCTTCGGTTCGATGATCAACATGGACGACCCCAAGCACGCCCGACTGCGCCGCCTCGTCCAGCGGGGCTTCACCCCCCGGCACATCGAGCAGATCGAGCTGGACCTCCGGCGGCGCGCCCAGGCGATCGTCGCCGGCATCGCCGACCGCGGCGAGTGCGACTTCGTGAGCGAGATCGCCGCGGCGCTGCCCCTCCAGGTGATCTGCGACATGATGGGCATCCCGGCCGCCCACTACCAGCGGATCTTCGAGCTGACGAACCTGATCCTCGGCGTGGGCGACCCCGAGTACGTCACCTCGCTGCAGGAGCTGATGGCCGCCGGCCTGGAGCTGTTCCAGTACGCGCAGGAGCTGGGCCGGGACCGCCTGGCCGACCCCACCGACGACATCACCTCGGCGCTGATGCACGCCGACGTCGACGGCGACCGGCTCACCGCCCAGGAGTTCGGCTCGTTCTTCATCCTCCTGGTGGTGGCAGGCAACGAGACCACGCGCAACGCCATCAGCCACGGCATGAAGGCGCTCACCGACCACCCCGACCAGCGCCAGGTCCTGGTGGACGACTTCGAAAGTGTGATCCCCACCGCGGTCGAGGAGATCGTCCGCTGGGCGACACCGGTGATCCACTTCCGGCGCACGGCCACGGCCGACACCGAGATCGGCGGCGTGCCGATCAAGGAGGGCGACAAGGTCGTGATGTTCTACAACTCGGCCAACCGCGACGAGGCCGCGTTCCCCGACCCCTTCCGCTTCGACGTGCGGCGCACGCCCAACGAGCAGACGGGCTTCGGCGCCGGCGGGCCGCACTTCTGCCTCGGGGCGAACCTGGCCCGGCGGGAGATCACCGTGATGTTCGACGAGCTGCTGCACGGCCTGCCCGACATCGCCGTCACCTCCGAGCCCGACTACCTGCAGTCGGCTTTCATCCACGGCATCAAGCGCATGCGCGCGTCGTGGACACCCCGCTGA
- a CDS encoding DUF4097 family beta strand repeat protein, which yields MASGGPPIHIAIHIASRSAAVSVVAEDGAALAVTGGRVHTLPDGTVVVDAERGSRTIEVRCPPLTRLSIGTASGRVELKGALGDVRVTTFSGRVDVEQAEHLEVRSRSGSVHVGWCRDECRVVAKSAKVTIDRAARAHVASVSGRVEATEVQQADVRTVSGRVALEPAVGAHVNVHSLSGTVEVAVPAGCRPATRLHSLSGRISCDLPAGSDGVVDVRTGSGRIQITNR from the coding sequence ATGGCGTCAGGGGGGCCGCCGATCCACATCGCGATCCACATCGCGAGCCGCAGCGCGGCCGTGTCGGTCGTGGCCGAGGACGGCGCCGCGCTGGCCGTCACGGGCGGGCGGGTCCACACCCTCCCCGACGGCACCGTTGTGGTCGACGCCGAGCGGGGCTCCCGCACCATCGAGGTGCGCTGCCCGCCCCTCACGCGGCTCTCCATCGGCACCGCCTCGGGTCGGGTCGAGCTGAAGGGAGCCCTGGGCGACGTTCGCGTCACCACGTTCAGCGGCCGCGTCGACGTGGAGCAGGCGGAGCACCTCGAGGTGCGGTCGAGGTCGGGGTCCGTCCACGTGGGGTGGTGCCGCGACGAGTGCCGGGTGGTCGCCAAGAGCGCCAAGGTGACGATCGACCGGGCCGCCCGGGCGCACGTGGCATCGGTGTCGGGCCGGGTCGAGGCCACCGAGGTGCAGCAGGCCGATGTGCGCACGGTGAGCGGCCGGGTCGCCCTGGAGCCGGCAGTCGGGGCCCACGTGAACGTGCACAGCCTCTCCGGCACCGTCGAGGTGGCCGTCCCCGCCGGCTGCCGACCGGCCACGCGGCTGCACTCGCTCAGCGGCCGCATCTCCTGCGACCTCCCCGCCGGCTCCGATGGCGTCGTCGACGTGCGGACCGGGAGCGGGCGGATCCAGATCACGAACCGGTGA
- a CDS encoding adenylate/guanylate cyclase domain-containing protein — MSTTATPTTGAIVFTDIVGFTELTNVEGDDVALHLLDRQDDLVRRALPQSGRVMKELGDGLLLWFDDPTAAVETCLALQLRFEEESADGVPLWVRIGMHWGRPRRRGDDIIGRDVNLAARIADLAGPGEVLCSEATVVAAGEVPGVRYHPLGPVVVKGFDEPVPLVRAVAEG; from the coding sequence GTGAGCACGACGGCGACGCCCACCACCGGTGCCATCGTGTTCACCGACATCGTCGGGTTCACGGAGCTCACGAACGTGGAGGGCGACGACGTGGCCCTCCACCTGCTCGACCGCCAGGACGACCTGGTGCGCCGCGCGCTCCCCCAGTCGGGCAGGGTGATGAAGGAGCTGGGCGACGGCCTGCTCCTGTGGTTCGACGACCCGACGGCCGCGGTCGAGACGTGCCTCGCGCTGCAGCTCCGGTTCGAGGAGGAGTCGGCCGATGGCGTACCCCTGTGGGTGCGCATCGGGATGCACTGGGGGCGCCCCCGCCGCCGGGGCGACGACATCATCGGTCGCGACGTCAACCTGGCGGCTCGCATCGCCGACCTGGCGGGGCCGGGCGAGGTCCTCTGCTCCGAGGCGACCGTGGTGGCTGCCGGCGAGGTGCCCGGCGTCCGCTACCACCCCCTCGGCCCGGTGGTGGTGAAGGGCTTCGACGAGCCCGTCCCCCTGGTGCGCGCCGTGGCCGAGGGCTGA
- a CDS encoding YccF domain-containing protein, with amino-acid sequence MRVVGNILWLILAGVWMAIAYVLAGIVTCATVIGIPWGIQSFKLAGYALWPFGRVVVESPRAMPVLGCLGNVIWFVTGGIWLALGHLVTGVLLCITIIGIPFGVASFKMAGLALAPFGRTVVAADRVPAGAVVYLPAPATRS; translated from the coding sequence GTGCGGGTCGTCGGCAACATCCTGTGGCTGATCCTCGCCGGCGTGTGGATGGCGATCGCCTACGTGCTCGCCGGCATCGTCACCTGCGCAACCGTCATCGGGATCCCCTGGGGCATCCAGTCGTTCAAGCTGGCGGGCTACGCCCTCTGGCCCTTCGGCCGGGTGGTGGTGGAGAGCCCGCGGGCGATGCCGGTGCTGGGGTGCCTCGGCAACGTCATCTGGTTCGTCACCGGCGGGATCTGGCTCGCCCTCGGTCACCTCGTCACCGGCGTGTTGCTCTGCATCACGATCATCGGCATCCCGTTCGGGGTCGCGAGCTTCAAGATGGCGGGGCTGGCCCTCGCTCCCTTCGGGAGGACCGTCGTGGCCGCCGACCGCGTCCCTGCGGGAGCCGTGGTGTACCTGCCGGCGCCCGCCACGAGGTCGTAG
- a CDS encoding carotenoid oxygenase family protein has protein sequence MSVADVVQSLPWHLQGNYAPVPDEIDAFDLEAQGAIPRELEGRYLRNGANPKSGWSPHWFAGDGMIHGIRLQGGRAEWYRNRWVRTELLGRDVAMEEYFTEDGRFDHTLGVANTHVICHAGRIFALVESSFPTELTPELDTIGTWDFDGRLSTAMTAHPKICPETGEMHFFGYGFLPPYLTYHRADAQGNLVQTEVIDVPGSTMIHDFAVSRNHVVFLDLPVVFDLEEAARGSGMPYHWSDSYGARVGLMPRGGTAADLRWFEVDPCYVFHTMNAFDLPDGRVVVDVGRHEDMWRTSSTDFKPSYLYRWTFDPVSGTVHEEQLDDIEHGFPRVDDRKAGFDNRYGWAVAPRPGVSWELGGAPSLESASVIVKYDLAAGTSSTHDFGPAASAGEPVFVPASDDAGEDEGWVLTFTYDRSRDASDFVVLDAGDMAAPPVAVVPLPRRVPFGFHGSWVPDSRL, from the coding sequence ATGAGCGTCGCCGACGTCGTCCAGTCGCTGCCCTGGCACCTGCAGGGCAACTACGCCCCGGTGCCCGACGAGATCGACGCCTTCGATCTGGAGGCCCAGGGGGCCATCCCCCGCGAGCTCGAGGGCCGCTACCTCCGCAACGGGGCCAACCCCAAGAGCGGCTGGTCGCCGCACTGGTTCGCGGGCGACGGCATGATCCACGGCATCCGGCTGCAGGGCGGGCGGGCCGAGTGGTACCGGAACCGGTGGGTGCGCACCGAGCTGCTCGGGCGCGACGTCGCGATGGAGGAGTACTTCACCGAGGACGGGCGCTTCGACCACACCCTGGGCGTGGCGAACACCCACGTGATCTGCCACGCCGGGCGGATCTTCGCCCTCGTCGAGAGCTCGTTCCCCACCGAGCTGACACCCGAGCTCGACACCATCGGCACCTGGGACTTCGACGGCCGGCTCTCCACCGCCATGACCGCTCACCCCAAGATCTGCCCGGAGACGGGCGAGATGCACTTCTTCGGGTACGGGTTCCTCCCCCCGTACCTGACGTACCACCGGGCCGATGCCCAGGGGAACCTGGTGCAGACCGAGGTCATCGACGTGCCCGGATCCACGATGATCCACGACTTCGCGGTGAGCCGGAACCACGTGGTGTTCCTCGACCTCCCCGTGGTGTTCGACCTGGAGGAGGCGGCCAGGGGCAGCGGCATGCCGTACCACTGGAGCGACTCCTACGGCGCCAGAGTCGGCCTGATGCCCCGGGGCGGCACGGCCGCCGACCTGCGCTGGTTCGAGGTCGACCCCTGCTACGTGTTCCACACCATGAACGCGTTCGACCTGCCCGACGGGCGTGTGGTGGTCGACGTGGGCCGCCACGAGGACATGTGGCGCACCAGCTCCACCGACTTCAAGCCCTCCTACCTTTACCGCTGGACCTTCGACCCGGTGTCGGGGACGGTCCACGAGGAGCAGCTCGATGACATCGAGCACGGCTTCCCCCGCGTCGACGATCGCAAGGCCGGCTTCGACAACCGCTACGGCTGGGCGGTGGCGCCCCGCCCGGGCGTCTCCTGGGAGCTGGGCGGCGCGCCCAGCCTGGAGTCGGCTTCGGTCATCGTGAAGTACGACCTGGCCGCCGGCACGTCCAGCACCCACGACTTCGGCCCCGCTGCCTCGGCCGGCGAGCCCGTCTTCGTCCCCGCCTCGGACGACGCCGGCGAGGACGAGGGCTGGGTGCTCACCTTCACCTACGACCGCTCGCGCGACGCCAGCGACTTCGTGGTGCTCGATGCCGGCGACATGGCCGCCCCGCCCGTGGCGGTGGTGCCCCTCCCCCGCCGGGTGCCCTTCGGGTTCCACGGCAGCTGGGTGCCCGACAGCCGCCTGTAG
- a CDS encoding aldo/keto reductase yields the protein MERRRLGRTGHESTVAILGGAAFARVSPAEADAGFRLALERGVNHLDVAPSYGDAEVLLGPLVAPVRDRLFVAGKTLRRNPDGVRAQLEETLRRLGTDHLDLYQLHAVTSPAELDDRAAAVEVILRARDEGLVRFVGVTGHDLGAPAAHLEALRRWDLDTVMFPVYPRVWADQGYRDDAQALIEACARRDVGVMAIKAVARRPWGGAARTADTWYEPWSDPAHVALGVRFALSTPGVDALCTPGDLQVLALTLDAAEAYEPLADDERRDAVMGAAATEVIFPLAEKA from the coding sequence ATGGAACGACGGCGGCTCGGTCGGACCGGGCACGAGAGCACGGTGGCGATCCTGGGGGGTGCCGCCTTCGCCCGCGTGAGCCCGGCCGAGGCCGACGCCGGCTTCCGGCTGGCCCTGGAGCGGGGCGTGAACCACCTCGACGTGGCGCCGAGCTACGGCGATGCCGAGGTGCTCCTGGGCCCACTGGTCGCCCCGGTGCGCGACCGGCTCTTCGTGGCGGGCAAGACCCTCCGCCGGAACCCCGACGGTGTCCGCGCCCAGCTGGAGGAGACCCTCCGGCGCCTGGGCACCGATCACCTCGACCTGTACCAGCTGCACGCCGTCACCTCGCCGGCCGAGCTCGACGACCGCGCCGCTGCCGTCGAGGTGATCCTGCGGGCCCGCGACGAGGGGCTGGTGCGGTTCGTGGGCGTGACCGGGCACGATCTGGGTGCGCCGGCGGCCCACCTCGAGGCGCTCCGGCGCTGGGACCTCGACACCGTGATGTTCCCCGTCTACCCGAGGGTGTGGGCCGACCAGGGCTACCGCGACGACGCCCAGGCGCTGATCGAGGCCTGCGCCCGGCGCGACGTGGGGGTGATGGCGATCAAGGCCGTGGCCCGCCGGCCCTGGGGAGGGGCGGCCCGGACCGCCGACACGTGGTACGAGCCGTGGAGCGACCCGGCCCACGTCGCCCTCGGGGTGCGGTTCGCCCTGTCCACACCCGGCGTCGACGCGCTCTGCACGCCCGGCGACCTGCAGGTGCTGGCCCTCACGCTCGACGCGGCCGAGGCCTACGAGCCGCTGGCCGACGACGAGCGGCGGGACGCGGTGATGGGGGCCGCCGCGACGGAGGTCATCTTCCCGCTGGCGGAGAAGGCCTGA
- a CDS encoding CoA-binding protein, translated as MPRRADIDDFLDQHTIAFVGVSRDPKQFANSVYRAMRDHGYHVVPVNPNAEEIEGDHAYPTVEAIPEAVDGALVMVPAGAAAGVVRSCDRAGVRRVWLHKGAGPSSVSDEAVAYCRDHGLAVVDGACPMMWMEPAGGVHRFHRGWRRLTGRGPR; from the coding sequence ATGCCCAGACGTGCCGACATCGACGACTTCCTCGACCAGCACACGATCGCCTTCGTGGGGGTGTCGAGGGACCCGAAGCAGTTCGCCAACTCCGTGTACCGGGCCATGCGCGACCACGGCTACCACGTCGTGCCGGTCAACCCGAACGCCGAGGAGATCGAGGGCGATCACGCCTACCCGACGGTCGAGGCCATCCCGGAGGCGGTCGACGGGGCGCTGGTCATGGTGCCGGCGGGCGCGGCCGCGGGCGTCGTGCGCTCGTGCGACCGGGCGGGCGTGCGCCGCGTGTGGCTCCACAAGGGCGCCGGCCCCAGCTCGGTGTCCGACGAGGCGGTGGCCTACTGCCGCGACCACGGCCTGGCCGTCGTCGACGGTGCCTGCCCCATGATGTGGATGGAGCCCGCCGGGGGCGTGCACCGCTTCCACCGCGGCTGGCGGAGGCTCACCGGGCGCGGCCCCCGCTGA